One Chitinophaga sp. H8 DNA window includes the following coding sequences:
- a CDS encoding pirin family protein has protein sequence MKKVIHRADSRGYANHNWLQSYHTFSFAGYYNPERIHFGALRVLNDDVVKGGMGFGAHPHDNMEIVSIPLRGELEHKDSTGRNEIIHQHDVQIMSAGSGIQHSEYNASKTEPVNFLQIWVFPKLRDITPRYQQQAFNPADRNNKLQVVVSPEQDSGVLWINQDAWFSLGKFDAGEKLSLTPKMKDQGSYLFLLDGELQVGDEILTKRDAIGLSDFEKIDVTVLKPAEFLLIDVPMNLS, from the coding sequence ATGAAAAAAGTAATTCACCGTGCAGATAGCCGCGGATATGCTAATCACAACTGGTTACAAAGCTATCATACATTTAGTTTTGCGGGGTATTATAACCCTGAGCGTATTCATTTTGGTGCATTGCGTGTACTGAATGATGATGTGGTAAAGGGTGGTATGGGCTTTGGCGCGCACCCGCATGATAATATGGAAATTGTATCTATTCCATTAAGAGGAGAGCTGGAGCACAAGGATTCTACCGGCCGCAATGAGATTATTCATCAGCATGATGTACAGATCATGAGTGCGGGTAGCGGTATTCAGCACTCTGAATATAATGCATCTAAAACGGAGCCTGTCAATTTCCTGCAAATATGGGTATTCCCTAAACTGCGGGATATTACTCCCCGTTATCAGCAACAAGCTTTTAATCCTGCAGATCGTAATAATAAACTGCAGGTAGTGGTATCTCCGGAGCAGGATAGCGGTGTGTTGTGGATTAATCAGGATGCCTGGTTCTCTTTAGGTAAATTTGATGCAGGTGAAAAATTAAGTCTTACACCTAAGATGAAAGACCAGGGAAGTTACCTGTTTTTGTTGGATGGAGAATTGCAGGTAGGTGATGAAATACTCACTAAAAGAGATGCCATCGGGCTCTCTGATTTTGAAAAAATTGATGTCACTGTGTTAAAACCGGCAGAGTTTTTGTTGATAGATGTACCTATGAATCTATCATAA
- a CDS encoding mechanosensitive ion channel family protein has protein sequence MMEILQQNYLGNTVQAYMIAGGIFIFCMLIILLFKRILLQRLKVWAASTQGKIDDFLINGVERSLLPLLYVGAFYAAISNLTLTAKLNKAVDIVFSIAVTYFIVRVITATLRFLLTSYLSKKENGEEKGRQVTGIMLIISAVIWVLGILFLLDNWGVDVTALVAGLGIGGIAIALAAQTILGDLFSYFVIFFDRPFEIGDFIIVQDKLGTVEYIGIKTTRLRSLGGEQLVFSNTDLTNSRVHNYKRMERRRIVFNFTVPYHTPREKLAAIPGMVRTVIEQQKDKARFDRIHFSGIGPSNYAFEGVYIVLTGDYNKYMDVQQAVYLGICEAFEKNAISFGNPAQTLHLQDKIKIVQAVEN, from the coding sequence ATGATGGAAATATTACAGCAAAACTATTTGGGCAACACCGTACAAGCGTACATGATAGCGGGAGGCATATTTATATTTTGTATGCTGATTATTTTATTGTTCAAACGTATCTTATTACAAAGATTAAAGGTATGGGCGGCTTCAACGCAGGGAAAGATTGATGATTTTCTGATTAATGGTGTAGAACGTTCACTTTTGCCATTACTGTATGTAGGTGCTTTTTATGCTGCAATCAGTAATTTAACGCTAACGGCTAAACTAAATAAAGCGGTAGATATAGTTTTTTCTATCGCGGTTACTTATTTTATAGTACGTGTTATTACTGCCACCTTACGGTTTCTGCTTACCAGTTATTTGTCGAAGAAGGAAAACGGGGAAGAAAAAGGCAGGCAGGTTACAGGGATTATGCTGATTATATCGGCTGTAATATGGGTATTGGGTATTTTGTTTTTGCTGGACAACTGGGGCGTGGATGTGACAGCATTGGTAGCAGGATTGGGGATCGGAGGTATTGCTATAGCCCTGGCGGCACAAACTATCCTGGGGGATCTGTTTAGTTACTTTGTTATATTTTTTGACCGTCCTTTCGAAATTGGTGATTTTATTATTGTGCAGGATAAGCTGGGAACAGTGGAGTATATAGGCATTAAGACCACCCGCTTAAGAAGCCTGGGAGGAGAACAACTGGTGTTTTCCAATACAGACCTGACCAATTCCCGTGTACATAATTACAAGCGTATGGAGCGCAGACGTATTGTGTTTAACTTTACCGTTCCCTATCATACGCCACGGGAAAAACTGGCTGCTATACCTGGTATGGTGCGTACGGTGATTGAACAGCAGAAAGACAAAGCCCGGTTTGACAGGATACATTTTTCTGGTATAGGCCCTTCCAATTATGCTTTTGAAGGGGTATATATTGTATTGACAGGTGATTACAACAAGTATATGGATGTGCAGCAGGCGGTGTATCTGGGCATCTGTGAGGCATTTGAAAAAAATGCTATTAGCTTTGGTAATCCAGCACAAACGTTGCACCTGCAGGATAAAATAAAGATTGTGCAGGCAGTTGAAAATTAA